From a region of the Zingiber officinale cultivar Zhangliang chromosome 4B, Zo_v1.1, whole genome shotgun sequence genome:
- the LOC121974740 gene encoding uncharacterized protein LOC121974740 → MPTTSQPSQRSRINLGDLKLQIAKKLGPERCRIYFSCLNQLLAQKLSKRDFNKYCLRILGRQNIPLHNQLIQSILKNAFRAKTMPLCSLERATPKPLEALRNKSTYEENINHLATAAPTNSKWSNGYIFPPSPRKVRSCIRERRNREHAVSIRQNGGATSQSKMAIDENTVIEKSGAIAPHDLKRSMQHHQGYIPSEQRPLVDDLMPQNEAFAKRNKFCDIVAVDIGQELQQSNDLNPRKFTLQAPLGIPLCPASLGGARRAFYSVTTSSGGFHGSNYSGGELCDTEALQKRMGKMAEILGLERVTLDCSNLLNNALDTYLKGLIRSCIELSGTRLGHDQTNHPTFKQEAQLKPTNGFWSGIHLHVHNNGGSFNNKQRRETQCMISFQDFRVAMELNRQQLGEDWPSQLEKICFHSGEDLFNPT, encoded by the coding sequence ATGCCGACTACATCACAACCTTCACAGCGCAGCCGGATCAATCTTGGTGATCTCAAATTGCAGATAGCAAAGAAACTCGGCCCTGAGCGCTGCCGGATATACTTTAGTTGTTTGAATCAGTTATTAGCACAGAAGCTGAGCAAACGAGATTTCAATAAGTATTGTCTTCGGATCCTTGGGCGCCAGAACATTCCTTTACACAATCAGCTTATTCAATCAATTCTGAAAAATGCCTTTCGAGCCAAAACCATGCCTCTGTGTAGCCTTGAGAGGGCTACCCCAAAGCCCCTCGAAGCTCTCAGAAACAAATCAACTTATGAAGAGAACATCAATCATTTGGCAACTGCAGCCCCAACAAACAGCAAATGGTCAAATGGGTATATTTTTCCACCATCACCTCGGAAAGTCAGGTCATGCATTCGAGAACGGAGGAACAGAGAGCATGCTGTTTCTATTAGACAGAATGGAGGTGCGACATCACAATCTAAAATGGCCATAGATGAGAATACTGTTATAGAGAAAAGTGGTGCCATTGCTCCACATGATTTGAAGAGATCGATGCAGCATCACCAAGGTTATATTCCTTCTGAGCAGCGACCACTGGTAGATGATTTGATGCCACAAAATGAAGCATTTGCAAAGAGGAACAAGTTCTGCGACATTGTAGCTGTCGATATTGGACAAGAATTGCAACAATCTAATGATTTAAACCCCAGAAAGTTTACTCTCCAAGCTCCACTAGGGATCCCTTTATGCCCTGCAAGTCTAGGTGGGGCACGAAGAGCTTTCTATTCGGTAACAACTTCCAGCGGTGGTTTTCATGGCAGCAACTATTCTGGCGGAGAATTATGTGATACTGAAGCACTACAGAAAAGGATGGGGAAAATGGCAGAAATACTTGGCTTGGAAAGAGTCACATTGGACTGCTCTAACCTGCTAAATAATGCCTTAGATACTTACTTGAAGGGTCTAATTAGGTCATGTATTGAATTATCAGGAACTAGGTTAGGTCATGATCAAACAAATCATCCAACCTTCAAGCAGGAAGCTCAATTGAAGCCAACTAATGGTTTCTGGTCTGGAATTCACTTGCACGTACATAATAATGGTGGATCTTTCAATAACAAACAAAGGCGGGAAACACAGTGTATGATATCTTTCCAAGACTTTAGGGTAGCAATGGAGCTGAATCGACAGCAACTTGGTGAAGATTGGCCATCACAACTTGAGAAAATCTGCTTCCACTCTGGTGAAGATTTATTCAACCCAACCTGA
- the LOC121974738 gene encoding acidic leucine-rich nuclear phosphoprotein 32-related protein 1-like isoform X2: protein MDEAWERAVEAAIGAQEESSASPPRSLTLDGSVKCCHGQLPPPEILERYQSLEVLSIANIGVSSLEKFPRLQNLHRLILSDNRIGGGLEFLVDAGLDSLRDLDLSNNRIQFLEDLSPLAQLRLVSLDLYECPVTRIKDYRSRVFGMIRTLKYLDKLDTDENERSESDEEDEEEEEDEDDEDPGSGEVDGEEHAKRLMNGSGSNTIHAIDDVDQEEESDAEEEDIETGVGTDANGSERGYHASNGFRVASIRAASVEDEEEDDVDEYDEVDLGEEIDAEDDDDDDDDDEEEEDDIIEDHDIEDNEDDDDGVEEGEEELDEEDKDAEDGDVEEDQDVPYDNDGGGPGSLGRFINVEGEIDGHEQGEGDEDENGEIGQEDAQDVDDDRFSEEGDGEDEFEVSKFKISHVERPKI, encoded by the exons ATGGACGAGGCCTGGGAGAGGGCCGTGGAGGCGGCGATAGGCGCTCAGGAGGAATCTTCTGCTTCACCGCCGCGGAGCCTCACGCTTGACGGTTCGGTGAAGTGTTGCCACGGACAGCTTCCGCCGCCGGAGATCCTGGAGAGGTATCAGTCGCTGGAGGTTCTCTCAATCGCAAACATTGGGGTGTCATCGCTCGAGAAGTTTCCGCGTCTTCAGAACCTGCACCGGTTGATCCTATCTGACAATCGCATTGGCGGAGGGCTTGAATTTCTGGTGGATGCTGGGCTGGATTCTCTCCGGGATCTTGATCTCTCCAACAACCGGATCCAGTTCCTGGAGGATTTGTCACCTTTGGCTCAACTCCGGCTCGTATCTTTGGATCTCTATGAGTGTCCTGTtaccaggatcaaggattatcgATCAAGAGTATTCGGAATGATCAGGACTCTGAAATATCTTGATAAGTTGGACACCGATGAAAATGAACGGTCAGAGTCTGATGAGGaagatgaggaagaggaagaagatgaagatgatgaggaTCCTGGGAGCGGTGAAGTTGATGGAGAAGAACATGCCAAGAGGTTGATGAATGGCAGTGGCAGCAATACAATACATGCAATAGACGATgttgatcaagaagaagaaagtgatgCTGAGGAAGAGGACATTGAGACTGGTGTGGGGACAGATGCAAATGGCTCAGAGAGGGGGTATCATGCTTCCAATGGATTTCGAGTTGCCTCTATCAGAGCCGCTTCAGTAGAGGATGAAGAGGAGGACGATGTAGATGAGTATGATGAGGTGGATTTAGGAGAGGAGATTGATgcagaggatgatgatgatgatgatgatgatgatgaagaagaagaagacgatatTATTGAGGATCATGACATAGAAGAcaatgaggatgatgatgatggggTTGAAGAGGGCGAAGAAGAGTTAGATGAAGAGGACAAGGATGCTGAGGATGGTGATGTAGAGGAAGACCAGGATGTTCCATATGACAACGATGGTGGTGGACCTGGAAGCTTAGGGAGATTCATCAATGTGGAAGGGGAGATTGATGGTCATGAGCAAGGTGAAGGTGATGAAGATGAGAATGGAGAGATTGGGCAGGAAGATGCGCAGGACGTGGATGATGATAGATTTTCCGAAGAAGGTGATGGGGAGGATGAATTTGAG GTCAGCAAGTTCAAGATTTCTCATGTTGAACGACCTAAAATCTGA
- the LOC121974738 gene encoding acidic leucine-rich nuclear phosphoprotein 32-related protein-like isoform X1 gives MDEAWERAVEAAIGAQEESSASPPRSLTLDGSVKCCHGQLPPPEILERYQSLEVLSIANIGVSSLEKFPRLQNLHRLILSDNRIGGGLEFLVDAGLDSLRDLDLSNNRIQFLEDLSPLAQLRLVSLDLYECPVTRIKDYRSRVFGMIRTLKYLDKLDTDENERSESDEEDEEEEEDEDDEDPGSGEVDGEEHAKRLMNGSGSNTIHAIDDVDQEEESDAEEEDIETGVGTDANGSERGYHASNGFRVASIRAASVEDEEEDDVDEYDEVDLGEEIDAEDDDDDDDDDEEEEDDIIEDHDIEDNEDDDDGVEEGEEELDEEDKDAEDGDVEEDQDVPYDNDGGGPGSLGRFINVEGEIDGHEQGEGDEDENGEIGQEDAQDVDDDRFSEEGDGEDEFEDDDNGGEYLVQQIARTPLEEAAGNDVFEEDEDDEVDNDDDVEELLHGNDKASPHHVPSSQPNKRRRDDNDSDEESEQEQQCRPKNCP, from the exons ATGGACGAGGCCTGGGAGAGGGCCGTGGAGGCGGCGATAGGCGCTCAGGAGGAATCTTCTGCTTCACCGCCGCGGAGCCTCACGCTTGACGGTTCGGTGAAGTGTTGCCACGGACAGCTTCCGCCGCCGGAGATCCTGGAGAGGTATCAGTCGCTGGAGGTTCTCTCAATCGCAAACATTGGGGTGTCATCGCTCGAGAAGTTTCCGCGTCTTCAGAACCTGCACCGGTTGATCCTATCTGACAATCGCATTGGCGGAGGGCTTGAATTTCTGGTGGATGCTGGGCTGGATTCTCTCCGGGATCTTGATCTCTCCAACAACCGGATCCAGTTCCTGGAGGATTTGTCACCTTTGGCTCAACTCCGGCTCGTATCTTTGGATCTCTATGAGTGTCCTGTtaccaggatcaaggattatcgATCAAGAGTATTCGGAATGATCAGGACTCTGAAATATCTTGATAAGTTGGACACCGATGAAAATGAACGGTCAGAGTCTGATGAGGaagatgaggaagaggaagaagatgaagatgatgaggaTCCTGGGAGCGGTGAAGTTGATGGAGAAGAACATGCCAAGAGGTTGATGAATGGCAGTGGCAGCAATACAATACATGCAATAGACGATgttgatcaagaagaagaaagtgatgCTGAGGAAGAGGACATTGAGACTGGTGTGGGGACAGATGCAAATGGCTCAGAGAGGGGGTATCATGCTTCCAATGGATTTCGAGTTGCCTCTATCAGAGCCGCTTCAGTAGAGGATGAAGAGGAGGACGATGTAGATGAGTATGATGAGGTGGATTTAGGAGAGGAGATTGATgcagaggatgatgatgatgatgatgatgatgatgaagaagaagaagacgatatTATTGAGGATCATGACATAGAAGAcaatgaggatgatgatgatggggTTGAAGAGGGCGAAGAAGAGTTAGATGAAGAGGACAAGGATGCTGAGGATGGTGATGTAGAGGAAGACCAGGATGTTCCATATGACAACGATGGTGGTGGACCTGGAAGCTTAGGGAGATTCATCAATGTGGAAGGGGAGATTGATGGTCATGAGCAAGGTGAAGGTGATGAAGATGAGAATGGAGAGATTGGGCAGGAAGATGCGCAGGACGTGGATGATGATAGATTTTCCGAAGAAGGTGATGGGGAGGATGAATTTGAG GATGATGACAATGGTGGGGAGTATCTGGTGCAACAAATTGCACGGACTCCGCTTGAGGAAGCAGCTGGGAATGATGTGTTCGAGGAAGATGAAGATGACGAGGTCGACAATGATGATGATGTTGAAGAGCTCCTCCATGGAAATGATAAAGCTTCTCCGCACCATGTGCCTTCTTCTCAGCCCAACAAGCGAAGGAGAGACGACAATGACAGCGATGAGGAGTCCGAGCAGGAACAACAATGTAGGCCTAAGAATTGTCCTTGA